The Streptomyces sp. DH-12 genome has a window encoding:
- a CDS encoding HNH endonuclease: MPHALVLNASYEPLGVVPLRRALVLVLENKAVCLEETGAHLHSTTVTVPAPSVVRLKRFVRVPYRGPVPLTRRALFARDGGRCVYCGGVATSVDHVVPRSRGGKHVWDNVVASCRRCNHVKADRHLFELGWRLRHKPAPPTGLAWRIIGTGHRDPRWLPYLQPYGAEDALARIDGISA; this comes from the coding sequence GTGCCGCATGCCCTGGTCCTCAACGCGTCGTACGAGCCGCTCGGCGTCGTACCGCTCCGCCGCGCGCTCGTGCTCGTCCTCGAGAACAAGGCAGTCTGCCTCGAGGAGACCGGCGCCCATCTGCACAGCACGACCGTCACCGTCCCCGCACCCAGCGTGGTCCGGCTCAAGCGTTTCGTACGGGTTCCCTACCGGGGGCCCGTCCCGCTCACCCGCAGGGCGCTGTTCGCCCGTGACGGGGGCCGGTGCGTGTACTGCGGTGGCGTCGCCACCAGCGTCGACCACGTCGTCCCGCGCAGCCGCGGCGGCAAGCACGTCTGGGACAACGTGGTGGCGTCCTGCCGCCGCTGCAACCACGTGAAGGCCGACCGCCACCTGTTCGAACTGGGTTGGCGCCTGCGCCACAAGCCGGCCCCGCCGACCGGCCTGGCCTGGCGCATCATCGGCACGGGTCACCGGGACCCCCGCTGGCTGCCCTACCTCCAGCCGTACGGGGCGGAGGACGCCTTGGCGCGGATCGACGGCATCTCGGCGTGA
- a CDS encoding ROK family transcriptional regulator: MTGTAGTPGTPRVLRAMNDRAALDLLLEHGPLSRTRTGELTGLSKPTVSQLLARLEAAGLVLATGTTEGRPGPGAQLYAVNPAAAYAAGLDVSPHRIRAAVADITGRTVGHHELPTPGRRPAVPVVQQVMDALDGAVKAAGLTRADVHRTVIGTPGAFDPNTGRLRYASHLPGWHSPTLLEELAAALPMPFAYENDVNLVALAERRLGAARGHGDFVLLWSQEGLGAALVLGGRLHRGFTGGAGEVGFLPVPGTPLVRQVTQANSGGFQELAGAQTVPRLARELGVEDVPEGPYPEVAAALLERAASRPGEEPHHTLLRTYATRLATGLASLVAVLDPGLVVLSGTALTAGGEPLRDLVQGELAELAASRPRLVTAGVREHPVLRGALESALAATRDEVFDTSR; encoded by the coding sequence GTGACGGGAACAGCCGGCACGCCGGGCACCCCCCGCGTCCTGCGCGCCATGAACGACCGTGCCGCCCTGGACCTCCTGCTGGAGCACGGCCCGCTCTCACGCACCCGGACGGGCGAGCTCACCGGCCTGTCCAAGCCGACCGTCTCCCAGCTCCTGGCCCGTCTGGAGGCCGCCGGACTGGTCCTCGCCACCGGCACCACCGAGGGCCGCCCGGGCCCGGGCGCCCAGCTCTACGCCGTGAACCCGGCCGCCGCGTACGCCGCCGGGCTGGACGTGAGCCCGCACCGGATCCGCGCGGCCGTCGCCGACATCACCGGCCGCACCGTCGGCCACCACGAACTGCCCACCCCCGGCCGCCGCCCCGCCGTGCCGGTCGTCCAGCAGGTCATGGACGCCCTGGACGGCGCGGTGAAGGCGGCCGGGCTGACCCGTGCGGACGTCCACCGCACGGTGATCGGCACACCCGGCGCGTTCGACCCGAACACCGGCCGCCTGCGTTACGCCTCCCACCTGCCCGGCTGGCACTCCCCCACGCTGCTGGAGGAGCTGGCGGCCGCCCTGCCGATGCCGTTCGCGTACGAGAACGACGTCAATCTCGTCGCCCTCGCCGAGCGGCGGCTGGGCGCGGCCCGCGGCCACGGCGACTTCGTCCTGCTGTGGAGCCAGGAGGGCCTGGGCGCCGCCCTGGTGCTGGGCGGCCGGCTGCACCGGGGCTTCACCGGCGGCGCCGGCGAGGTCGGCTTCCTGCCGGTGCCCGGCACCCCGCTGGTCCGCCAGGTCACCCAGGCCAACAGCGGCGGCTTCCAGGAGCTGGCCGGCGCCCAGACGGTGCCCCGGCTCGCCCGCGAGCTGGGCGTCGAGGACGTCCCGGAGGGACCGTACCCCGAGGTGGCGGCGGCCCTGCTGGAGCGTGCCGCGTCCCGCCCCGGCGAGGAACCGCACCACACGCTGCTGCGCACCTACGCCACCCGGCTGGCGACCGGCCTGGCCTCCCTGGTCGCCGTCCTCGACCCCGGACTCGTCGTGCTGAGCGGCACCGCCCTCACCGCCGGCGGCGAGCCGCTGCGCGACCTGGTCCAGGGCGAGCTGGCGGAACTGGCCGCCTCCCGGCCGCGGCTCGTGACGGCCGGCGTCCGTGAACACCCCGTGCTGCGCGGCGCACTGGAGAGCGCGCTCGCGGCCACCCGCGACGAGGTCTTCGACACCTCGCGCTGA
- a CDS encoding 6-phospho-beta-glucosidase, with product MKLTVVGGGSTYTPELIDGFARLRDVLPVTELVLTDPATDRLDLIGPLSRRIFARLGHPGRIVTTADLDAAVDGADAVLLQLRVGGQAARLQDETWPLECGCVGQETTGAGGLAKALRTVPVVLDIAERVRRTAPDAWIIDFTNPVGIVTRALLQAGHKALGLCNVAIGLQRKFAALLDVAPAEVRLDHVGLNHLTWETAVHVDGENVLPRLLADHGDAIAADLRLPLPLLNGLGVVPSYYLRYFYAHDDVVREMRTKPSRAAEVARVERELLALYANPALDEKPALLAERGGAYYSEAAVDLAAALLRDAGPKRQVVNTANNGALPFLPDDAVVEVPATVTTKGAEPLPVAPLDPLFAGLVANVTAYENLALEAALHGGRDRVLRALLAHPLIGQYAYADRLTDELIAHNREHLTWA from the coding sequence ATGAAACTCACCGTGGTCGGCGGAGGCTCGACCTACACCCCCGAACTCATCGACGGCTTCGCGCGGCTGAGGGACGTCCTGCCCGTCACCGAGCTGGTCCTGACCGACCCGGCGACGGACCGCCTCGACCTGATCGGCCCGCTGTCCCGCCGCATCTTCGCCCGCCTGGGCCACCCCGGCCGCATCGTGACGACCGCCGACCTGGACGCGGCGGTGGACGGCGCCGACGCGGTCCTCCTCCAGCTCCGGGTGGGCGGCCAGGCGGCCCGCCTCCAGGACGAGACATGGCCCCTGGAGTGCGGCTGCGTCGGCCAGGAGACCACCGGCGCGGGCGGCCTGGCCAAGGCGCTGCGCACGGTCCCGGTCGTCCTGGACATCGCGGAACGGGTCCGCCGCACCGCCCCCGACGCGTGGATCATCGACTTCACCAACCCCGTCGGCATCGTCACCCGCGCCCTGCTCCAGGCCGGCCACAAGGCCCTGGGCCTGTGCAACGTGGCGATCGGCCTCCAGCGCAAGTTCGCCGCCCTCCTGGACGTCGCCCCCGCGGAGGTCCGCCTCGACCACGTGGGCCTCAACCACCTCACCTGGGAAACGGCGGTCCACGTCGACGGCGAGAACGTCCTCCCCCGCCTGCTGGCCGACCACGGCGACGCCATCGCCGCGGACCTCCGCCTCCCCCTCCCCCTCCTGAACGGCCTGGGCGTGGTCCCCTCCTACTACCTCCGCTACTTCTACGCGCACGACGACGTCGTGCGAGAGATGCGCACCAAGCCCTCCCGGGCAGCCGAAGTGGCCCGCGTGGAAAGGGAACTGCTCGCCCTCTACGCAAACCCCGCCCTCGACGAGAAGCCGGCCCTGCTGGCCGAGCGGGGCGGCGCGTACTACTCGGAGGCGGCCGTCGACCTGGCGGCGGCCCTCCTGCGCGACGCGGGCCCGAAGCGCCAGGTCGTCAACACGGCCAACAACGGCGCCCTCCCCTTCCTCCCCGACGACGCGGTCGTGGAGGTCCCCGCGACGGTCACCACCAAGGGGGCGGAGCCCCTCCCCGTGGCTCCGCTCGACCCCCTCTTCGCGGGCCTGGTGGCGAACGTCACGGCCTACGAGAACCTCGCCCTGGAGGCGGCCCTGCACGGCGGCCGCGACCGGGTCCTCCGCGCCCTCCTCGCCCACCCCCTGATCGGCCAGTACGCGTACGCCGACCGCCTGACCGACGAGCTGATCGCGCACAACCGGGAGCACCTCACGTGGGCCTGA
- a CDS encoding mechanosensitive ion channel family protein: MSLSAVLPAADPSPTPSESETPGVPSLKDAQESATNAAGWVEENWSTWLAIGLRVLLIAVIAVVLRVLVRRAITQLVDRMSRTGQSLEGGGLGGLLVNAERRRQRSQAIGSVLRSVASFLIMGTAALMVLGTFQINLAPLLASAGVAGVAIGFGARNLVTDFLSGVFMILEDQYGVGDTVDAGVATGEVIEVGLRVTKLRGADGEIWYVRNGEVKRIGNLSQGWATANVDVTVRSDEDLDRVKAVLSEVAERTSKEEPWNELLWSPVEVLGLDSVLLDSMVVRVSAKTMPGKSLTVERELRWRIKRAFDANGIRIVGGATATEDAPAADPTAGMAAPSAYASSVSPQSMAASPLPGPNTAK, encoded by the coding sequence GTGTCCTTGTCCGCCGTCCTGCCGGCCGCCGACCCCTCACCGACCCCCTCGGAGTCGGAGACGCCAGGAGTCCCCTCGCTCAAGGACGCCCAGGAGAGCGCCACGAACGCGGCCGGCTGGGTCGAGGAGAACTGGTCGACGTGGCTCGCGATCGGGCTGCGGGTGCTGCTCATCGCGGTGATCGCGGTGGTCCTGCGCGTGCTCGTCCGGCGGGCCATCACCCAGCTGGTGGACCGCATGTCCCGCACCGGCCAGTCCCTGGAGGGCGGCGGCCTCGGGGGCCTGCTGGTCAACGCGGAGCGCCGCCGCCAGCGGTCGCAGGCGATCGGCTCGGTGCTGCGCTCGGTGGCCTCGTTCCTGATCATGGGCACGGCCGCGCTGATGGTGCTCGGCACCTTCCAGATCAACCTGGCGCCGCTGCTCGCGTCGGCCGGTGTGGCCGGTGTGGCGATCGGTTTCGGCGCCCGCAACCTGGTCACGGACTTCCTCTCCGGCGTCTTCATGATCCTGGAGGACCAGTACGGCGTCGGCGACACGGTCGACGCGGGCGTGGCCACCGGCGAGGTGATCGAGGTGGGGCTGCGGGTGACGAAGCTGCGCGGCGCCGACGGCGAGATCTGGTACGTCCGCAACGGCGAGGTCAAGCGCATAGGGAACCTGTCGCAGGGCTGGGCGACCGCCAACGTGGACGTCACGGTCCGCTCCGACGAGGACCTGGACCGGGTGAAGGCCGTCCTCAGCGAGGTCGCCGAGCGGACGAGCAAGGAGGAGCCCTGGAACGAGCTCCTGTGGAGCCCGGTCGAGGTGCTGGGCCTGGACTCGGTGCTGCTGGACTCGATGGTGGTCCGGGTCTCCGCGAAGACCATGCCGGGCAAGTCGCTGACCGTGGAGCGGGAGCTGCGCTGGCGCATCAAGCGCGCCTTCGACGCGAACGGCATCCGCATCGTCGGCGGCGCCACGGCCACGGAGGACGCCCCGGCCGCCGACCCGACGGCCGGGATGGCCGCGCCGTCCGCGTACGCCAGCTCGGTGTCGCCGCAGTCGATGGCCGCGTCCCCGCTGCCAGGGCCGAACACCGCCAAGTAG
- a CDS encoding beta-N-acetylglucosaminidase domain-containing protein, producing MQLWRGRTATARRAALALAVLAGSLGVAPAATAVPAPGPARSPAADPAAADVPPVWPRPHSLRANGAPVRVTEEVALAAERGADPYALEALKDVLREAGARRFTDSGAPVPEGALVVRAGSERASADPRRALPAGGYALTAGDGSVTLAGADGDGLFHAVQTLRRLVRPDGTITAAVVRDWPGTAVRGITEGFYGTPWTHRQRLAQLDFMGRAKLNRYLYAPGDDPHRQARWREPYPAERRAEFRELAERAARNHVTLGWAVAPGQAMCFSSDDDLRALTRKLDAMWALGFRAFQVQFQDVSYSEWHCGADAERFGSGPEAAARAQAHVANAVARHLDRRHPSAPALSLMPTEYYEDGSTAYRRELARELDDGVEVAWTGVGVVPRTITGRQLAEAREVFAHPLVTMDNYPVNDYAPGRLFLGPYQGREPAVAAGSAALLANAMEQPEASRIPLFTAADFAWNPRAYRPRESWRAAIADLAGGDARREKALTALARNTASSVLGGTESAYLRPLIEEFWRTRPTARGAGDTAAAGRLRAAFTDLRELPGRLSGTSLADEITPWTGRLARYGEAGTAALDMLRAQQAGDAGDAWAAYRRLETARTELEPARVTVAEGVLDPFLNRARTAYESWAGIAHAPSGSGGDGGALRLERARVLDTVTVLTDPGTTGSVEVRTAGGTWRRIGALAAEGATELRASGRPVDAVRVVDADPERVRHVVPWFADVPDAVVELPGDRADADIGRTRTVTVTLGSARPEDVRDRLTVDAPEGVDVRVPEEPLSVPRGTPLRVPVEVTVEPGTPTRSYDVRIGFGGAARTLTVDAVPPVGGPDLARTGRAESSADETPDFPASAANDGDPGTRWSSPAEDDAWWQVELDRPVRLGKVGLRWQDAHASAYRVEVSGDGRSWRTAAEVRDSRGGHETVRMDEPGVRHIRVQGERRATRYGYSLWSVEAYAVAE from the coding sequence GTGCAGTTGTGGCGTGGCAGAACGGCGACCGCGCGGAGGGCCGCACTCGCACTCGCCGTGCTCGCCGGATCCCTGGGCGTCGCCCCCGCCGCGACGGCCGTGCCCGCGCCCGGTCCGGCCCGGTCGCCCGCCGCCGACCCGGCCGCCGCGGACGTCCCGCCGGTGTGGCCGCGCCCGCACTCCCTGCGCGCGAACGGCGCCCCGGTCCGGGTGACCGAGGAGGTCGCCCTGGCCGCGGAGCGGGGAGCGGACCCGTACGCCCTGGAGGCGCTGAAGGACGTCCTGCGGGAGGCCGGCGCGCGCCGGTTCACCGACTCCGGCGCACCGGTGCCCGAGGGGGCGCTCGTGGTGCGCGCCGGCAGCGAACGCGCCTCCGCCGACCCCCGTCGCGCCCTCCCGGCGGGCGGCTACGCCCTCACCGCGGGCGACGGCTCCGTGACCCTGGCCGGGGCGGACGGCGACGGCCTCTTCCACGCCGTGCAGACCCTGCGCCGCCTGGTCCGCCCGGACGGCACGATCACCGCCGCCGTCGTACGGGACTGGCCGGGCACCGCCGTGCGCGGGATCACCGAGGGCTTCTACGGCACCCCGTGGACGCACCGGCAGCGGCTCGCCCAGCTCGACTTCATGGGCCGCGCCAAGCTGAACCGGTACCTGTACGCGCCCGGCGACGACCCGCACCGGCAGGCCCGCTGGCGCGAGCCGTACCCGGCCGAGCGGCGCGCGGAGTTCCGGGAGCTGGCCGAGCGGGCCGCCCGCAACCACGTCACCCTCGGCTGGGCCGTGGCGCCGGGACAGGCGATGTGCTTCTCCTCGGACGACGACCTGCGGGCGCTGACCCGCAAGCTGGACGCGATGTGGGCGCTGGGCTTCCGGGCCTTCCAGGTGCAGTTCCAGGACGTCAGCTACAGCGAGTGGCACTGCGGGGCGGACGCCGAGCGGTTCGGCTCCGGCCCCGAGGCGGCCGCCCGCGCCCAGGCGCACGTGGCGAACGCGGTCGCCCGGCACCTGGACCGGCGGCACCCGAGCGCGCCGGCGCTGTCCCTGATGCCCACCGAGTACTACGAGGACGGCTCGACCGCGTACCGGCGGGAGCTGGCGCGGGAGCTGGACGACGGCGTCGAGGTGGCGTGGACCGGCGTCGGCGTGGTGCCCCGCACCATCACGGGCCGTCAACTGGCCGAGGCACGCGAGGTGTTCGCGCACCCGCTGGTGACGATGGACAACTACCCGGTCAACGACTACGCCCCCGGGCGGCTCTTCCTCGGCCCCTACCAGGGCCGGGAGCCCGCCGTGGCCGCCGGTTCGGCCGCGCTGCTCGCCAACGCGATGGAACAGCCCGAGGCGTCGCGCATCCCCCTCTTCACGGCCGCCGACTTCGCCTGGAACCCGCGCGCGTACCGCCCCCGGGAGTCCTGGCGGGCCGCGATCGCCGACCTGGCCGGCGGCGACGCCCGGCGCGAGAAGGCGCTGACCGCCCTCGCCCGCAACACCGCCTCCTCGGTGCTCGGCGGCACGGAGTCGGCGTACCTGCGGCCGCTGATCGAGGAGTTCTGGCGCACCCGGCCCACCGCGCGCGGGGCCGGCGACACGGCGGCGGCCGGGCGGCTGCGCGCCGCCTTCACCGACCTGCGCGAGCTGCCCGGCCGGCTGTCCGGCACCTCCCTCGCCGACGAGATCACCCCCTGGACCGGGCGCCTCGCCCGGTACGGCGAGGCCGGCACGGCGGCGCTGGACATGCTGCGCGCCCAGCAGGCGGGCGACGCGGGCGACGCCTGGGCCGCGTACCGGCGGCTGGAGACCGCGCGCACGGAGCTGGAGCCGGCGCGGGTGACCGTCGCCGAGGGCGTACTGGACCCCTTCCTGAACCGGGCGCGCACGGCGTACGAGAGCTGGGCGGGGATCGCGCACGCGCCGTCCGGGAGCGGCGGCGACGGCGGCGCGCTGCGGCTGGAGCGCGCCCGGGTGCTGGACACGGTGACGGTGCTGACCGACCCGGGCACCACGGGCTCCGTGGAGGTGCGGACGGCCGGCGGGACCTGGCGGCGGATCGGCGCGCTGGCCGCGGAGGGCGCCACCGAACTGCGCGCCAGCGGACGGCCGGTGGACGCGGTCCGGGTGGTGGACGCGGACCCGGAGCGGGTGCGGCACGTGGTGCCGTGGTTCGCCGACGTGCCGGACGCCGTGGTGGAGCTGCCCGGCGACCGCGCGGACGCCGACATCGGCCGCACCCGCACGGTGACCGTCACCCTCGGCTCGGCCCGCCCCGAGGACGTACGGGACCGGCTGACCGTGGACGCGCCGGAGGGCGTCGACGTGCGCGTGCCGGAGGAGCCGCTGTCCGTGCCGCGCGGCACGCCGCTGCGGGTGCCGGTCGAGGTGACCGTGGAGCCGGGCACGCCCACGCGGTCCTACGACGTCCGGATCGGCTTCGGCGGCGCGGCCCGCACGCTCACCGTGGACGCCGTGCCGCCCGTCGGGGGCCCCGACCTGGCCCGCACCGGCCGGGCGGAGTCCTCGGCCGACGAGACGCCCGACTTCCCGGCCTCCGCGGCCAACGACGGCGATCCCGGCACGCGGTGGTCGTCGCCGGCCGAGGACGACGCGTGGTGGCAGGTGGAGCTGGACCGTCCGGTGCGGCTGGGGAAGGTCGGCCTGCGCTGGCAGGACGCGCACGCCTCGGCGTACCGCGTCGAGGTGTCCGGGGACGGCCGGTCCTGGCGCACGGCGGCGGAGGTCCGCGACAGCCGCGGCGGCCACGAGACGGTCCGCATGGACGAGCCGGGCGTCCGCCACATCCGCGTCCAGGGCGAACGGCGCGCCACCCGGTACGGGTACTCGCTGTGGTCGGTAGAGGCGTACGCGGTCGCGGAGTGA